From one Verrucomicrobiia bacterium genomic stretch:
- a CDS encoding c-type cytochrome, with translation MKAVLWTFCAAVLCGLVHAQSPFIAGLERGGMEPLAGAVLVSELGCTSCHASGQKAFLAKPGPDLSEVGARANGAHLRRFLASPSGVKPGTTMPDVLAHLPEAQREDVANALAHYLATLGQPGVSGRPQPDAVERGGKLYHSVGCVACHSPERTLSGSVPLGPLAEKYTVASLAAFLERPLDIWPGGRMPDGQLERAESTDVASFLLREQQTPPTAFSPDPVLAVRGKALFAEHRCQACHRTDEQLAPPVLTALAELRASEGCLSGTRGAWPHYPLAENQRASLRAVLAEDAKIWTPAEEVQLALTQLNCVACHQRDGLGGVAADRDEYFTGEDENLGEQGRLPPSLTGVGAKLKALWLHDVIAHGASARPYLHTRMPKFGSPNARPLVAGLKALDTLPPAVFTRVGETRRPREVGRELVGSKSFNCIACHTFREKRAGAIQALDLMTMTERLEENWFHHYLAQPQMFSPLTIMPAFWPDGKSPLTNVLGGDSGQQRDALWQYLAQGPDASEPAGLVLEPLVITVTDEAVIIRRAFPGIGKRGIGVGYPGGINLSFDAEQMRLASVWSGGFIEASGLWRGQGAGQARILGQDAIMFPPGPAFAVLAQPDAAWPVPDPTPRPRPNSFKGYTLDDQQRPTFRYVVDGFAVEDFFIERTISGHPRLERTLRFPGAPPAGLYFRVAADNSIEPRGANEFAVGRSLVVRLSGPGTVRGTGDANELLLPVTDGELRLDYRLNAKP, from the coding sequence ATGAAGGCTGTACTGTGGACCTTTTGCGCGGCGGTCCTGTGTGGGCTTGTTCACGCCCAATCGCCGTTCATCGCCGGGTTGGAGCGCGGGGGCATGGAACCGTTGGCCGGCGCCGTGCTCGTGAGCGAATTGGGCTGCACTTCCTGCCACGCCAGCGGACAGAAGGCGTTTCTCGCGAAACCGGGACCGGACCTGTCGGAGGTCGGGGCGCGGGCAAACGGGGCACACCTGCGGCGGTTTCTCGCGTCGCCATCAGGCGTCAAGCCGGGTACGACGATGCCGGATGTGCTTGCGCACCTGCCGGAGGCGCAGCGCGAGGACGTGGCAAACGCGCTCGCGCATTACCTCGCCACGTTGGGTCAGCCCGGGGTGTCAGGGCGGCCACAACCGGATGCGGTGGAGCGCGGCGGGAAGTTGTATCACTCGGTCGGGTGCGTGGCCTGTCATTCGCCGGAGAGGACGCTGTCCGGCTCGGTGCCGCTGGGTCCATTGGCGGAAAAATACACCGTGGCGAGTCTCGCGGCATTCTTGGAACGGCCGCTCGACATCTGGCCCGGCGGTCGGATGCCGGATGGTCAGCTCGAACGGGCGGAGTCGACGGACGTTGCGAGCTTCCTGCTGCGCGAACAGCAGACGCCCCCGACCGCGTTTTCACCTGACCCGGTGCTCGCGGTGCGTGGCAAGGCGCTGTTTGCCGAGCATCGGTGCCAGGCCTGCCACCGAACGGACGAGCAGCTCGCTCCACCCGTGCTCACGGCCCTTGCCGAACTGCGCGCCAGTGAGGGCTGCCTTTCGGGCACGCGCGGCGCATGGCCGCATTATCCGCTCGCGGAGAATCAACGCGCCTCGCTGCGGGCGGTGCTCGCCGAGGACGCAAAGATCTGGACGCCCGCCGAGGAGGTGCAACTGGCGCTCACGCAGTTGAATTGCGTCGCCTGCCATCAACGCGATGGACTGGGCGGCGTCGCGGCCGATCGCGACGAATATTTCACCGGCGAGGACGAAAATCTGGGTGAGCAGGGCCGCCTGCCGCCGTCGCTCACCGGCGTCGGCGCCAAGCTCAAGGCGCTGTGGCTGCACGATGTCATTGCGCACGGTGCGTCCGCCCGGCCGTATCTGCACACACGCATGCCAAAATTCGGCTCCCCGAATGCCCGGCCGCTCGTGGCCGGTCTGAAGGCCCTCGACACGCTGCCGCCAGCGGTGTTCACACGCGTCGGCGAGACCCGCCGGCCGCGCGAGGTCGGCCGTGAACTCGTGGGCAGCAAAAGCTTCAACTGCATCGCCTGCCACACCTTCCGCGAGAAGCGCGCCGGGGCGATCCAGGCCCTGGACTTGATGACGATGACGGAGCGGCTGGAGGAGAACTGGTTTCACCATTACCTCGCGCAGCCGCAGATGTTCTCGCCGCTTACGATCATGCCAGCGTTCTGGCCGGACGGAAAATCCCCGCTGACCAACGTGCTCGGCGGTGACTCCGGCCAACAGCGGGACGCGCTTTGGCAATACCTCGCACAAGGGCCTGATGCGAGCGAACCCGCCGGGTTGGTGCTGGAGCCGCTCGTCATCACGGTGACGGACGAAGCCGTCATCATTCGCCGCGCCTTTCCGGGCATTGGCAAGCGGGGTATCGGAGTCGGCTACCCCGGCGGCATCAACCTCTCGTTCGATGCGGAGCAGATGCGCCTCGCGTCCGTCTGGAGCGGCGGATTCATTGAGGCTTCCGGACTCTGGCGCGGCCAGGGCGCAGGGCAGGCGCGCATTCTCGGCCAAGACGCCATCATGTTCCCTCCCGGGCCTGCCTTCGCCGTCCTCGCGCAGCCGGACGCGGCCTGGCCGGTTCCTGATCCAACACCCCGACCGCGGCCGAATTCGTTCAAGGGCTACACCCTCGACGACCAGCAACGTCCAACGTTCCGCTATGTCGTGGACGGGTTTGCGGTGGAAGACTTCTTCATCGAACGAACCATCTCCGGGCACCCTCGCCTCGAACGCACCCTGAGGTTTCCTGGTGCCCCGCCCGCCGGCCTCTACTTCCGCGTTGCCGCCGACAACTCCATCGAGCCACGTGGAGCGAACG